In a single window of the Ferroacidibacillus organovorans genome:
- a CDS encoding YheC/YheD family protein, translating to MSIGVLTASVTRGKPGGDITHFRRLVRLGEQMEIPILIYSLKPSGALETFAWNASAGGFSEIPMRQLPRVLYNRIPTRRLEQMDWVTSFKDRFLREGRTITNPGFLYKDELAKVWSRAPELSANLPVTLVSPSFEEALLAFREYPVWYLKPAHGKAGMGIKRLKCGDRAIEITHQEKGRMRTSELLDEKMVQAFWRNLPARFVLQREAKTLALDGCRADVRLLLHRDLRDGFTRSGAGVRIGPREGITTHVPNGGRLATLNKTLKSLYGKRSEEVDARIEEVVQAGARAIELGCGGVWCELSFDLGLSPEGTPILFEANAKPMKFDETRIETKGKMQLLRTLSHMARR from the coding sequence ATGAGTATCGGCGTGCTTACGGCAAGCGTGACGCGCGGCAAACCGGGTGGCGACATCACGCATTTTCGCAGGCTTGTCCGTCTTGGTGAGCAGATGGAGATTCCTATCCTCATTTACAGTTTGAAACCAAGTGGTGCGCTGGAGACGTTTGCGTGGAATGCATCCGCAGGCGGCTTCTCGGAAATTCCGATGAGGCAGTTGCCGCGCGTGCTTTACAATCGCATTCCGACGCGCAGGCTGGAACAAATGGACTGGGTGACATCTTTTAAGGATCGCTTTTTGCGCGAAGGAAGAACGATTACGAATCCAGGTTTTCTCTATAAAGACGAACTTGCAAAGGTTTGGTCGCGTGCTCCGGAATTGTCTGCAAACCTTCCTGTCACCCTCGTGTCGCCGTCGTTTGAAGAGGCGCTTCTCGCGTTTCGCGAGTATCCGGTTTGGTATTTGAAACCGGCGCACGGCAAGGCTGGAATGGGAATCAAGCGGCTGAAGTGCGGAGATCGCGCGATTGAGATCACCCATCAAGAAAAAGGCCGCATGCGCACGTCAGAGTTGCTGGATGAAAAGATGGTTCAGGCATTTTGGCGGAATCTTCCTGCGCGCTTTGTGTTGCAACGTGAAGCAAAAACCTTGGCGCTTGACGGCTGTCGCGCTGATGTGAGGCTATTGCTGCATCGTGATCTGCGGGATGGTTTTACGCGCTCAGGCGCCGGTGTGCGCATTGGACCGCGCGAAGGGATTACAACCCACGTCCCAAATGGCGGACGATTGGCGACGCTCAACAAGACGCTTAAAAGCCTTTATGGAAAGCGCAGCGAAGAGGTAGACGCGCGGATTGAAGAGGTTGTCCAAGCTGGCGCGCGGGCGATTGAACTCGGGTGCGGCGGGGTCTGGTGTGAGCTCTCGTTTGATCTTGGCTTGTCACCGGAGGGAACGCCGATTCTTTTTGAGGCGAATGCCAAACCGATGAAGTTTGATGAAACAAGGATTGAAACAAAAGGAAAAATGCAGCTTTTGCGAACACTTTCGCACATGGCAAGGCGTTGA
- the miaB gene encoding tRNA (N6-isopentenyl adenosine(37)-C2)-methylthiotransferase MiaB — MLRSELDPALTVHRPSIPVQEALKHAAGLREDLKDAYRGKRYLLKTYGCQMNEHDSEMIAGLLEEMGYAATTDETAADLILFNTCAVRENAENKVFGEIGRVKPLKQLNPQLLLGVCGCMPQEAAVQERVRSTYPWVDVVFGTHNIHRMPELIEQASNAFETVMEVWEQSTETFDELPKARTDQTRAWVNIQYGCNKFCTYCIVPYTRGRERSRTMESIVSEVEELAARGFREVTLLGQNVNDYGLDLGTQFSFLLRAVGRVAGIERVRFTTSNPWNFTDDLIEAIAETKSVCHHIHLPVQSGSNAVLKRMNRGYTREYYLDLVRKIRERIPDVALTTDLIVGFPGETEQDFQETLALVSDVAFDNAYTFSYSARAGTPAAGFKDAVSEDEKKQRLARLMAVQDRFTLLASQRMVGKTVRVLVEGVSRTNGHVLAARTDTNKLVLIEGPLRWIGQTLDVRIVSANTWTLRGECVEKEREARTGS, encoded by the coding sequence GTGCTGCGAAGTGAACTTGACCCCGCATTGACGGTGCACCGTCCCTCGATTCCCGTGCAGGAAGCGCTGAAACATGCGGCGGGCTTGCGCGAAGATCTAAAGGACGCGTATCGCGGGAAACGCTATCTTTTAAAAACTTATGGATGTCAAATGAATGAGCACGATTCAGAGATGATAGCCGGTCTCCTTGAGGAAATGGGTTATGCCGCGACAACGGATGAAACGGCTGCGGATCTGATTCTTTTTAATACGTGTGCGGTGCGGGAGAATGCGGAGAATAAAGTGTTTGGCGAGATCGGGCGCGTCAAGCCGCTCAAGCAACTCAATCCGCAGCTGTTGCTTGGCGTCTGCGGATGTATGCCGCAAGAAGCTGCGGTGCAGGAGCGCGTGCGCAGCACGTACCCTTGGGTGGATGTCGTCTTTGGCACGCATAACATTCATCGCATGCCCGAGTTGATTGAACAGGCGAGCAACGCTTTTGAAACGGTCATGGAAGTCTGGGAACAGTCGACGGAGACGTTTGACGAACTGCCAAAGGCACGCACAGACCAGACGCGCGCCTGGGTCAACATCCAGTATGGGTGCAATAAGTTTTGCACGTATTGCATTGTGCCGTATACACGCGGTCGCGAACGCAGCCGAACGATGGAGAGCATTGTTTCCGAAGTTGAGGAACTCGCGGCGCGCGGCTTTCGGGAAGTGACACTTCTTGGTCAAAATGTGAATGATTACGGACTGGATCTTGGCACACAGTTTTCTTTTCTGCTGCGTGCGGTGGGACGTGTCGCGGGGATCGAACGGGTGCGCTTTACCACGTCTAATCCATGGAATTTTACGGATGACTTAATTGAGGCAATCGCCGAGACGAAGAGCGTTTGCCATCACATTCACCTCCCGGTGCAGTCGGGAAGCAATGCGGTCTTAAAGCGGATGAATCGCGGCTACACGCGCGAGTATTATCTCGATCTGGTGAGAAAGATCCGCGAGCGGATTCCGGATGTTGCGCTGACAACCGATTTGATTGTAGGTTTTCCGGGCGAGACAGAGCAGGACTTTCAAGAGACACTCGCGCTGGTTTCAGACGTTGCGTTTGACAATGCGTATACGTTTTCGTACTCAGCGCGGGCAGGCACACCGGCGGCAGGTTTTAAAGATGCCGTATCAGAAGATGAGAAAAAACAGCGCCTGGCGCGCCTTATGGCCGTGCAAGATCGTTTTACGCTCTTGGCGAGCCAGCGCATGGTAGGAAAGACCGTGCGCGTTTTGGTAGAAGGCGTTTCGCGCACGAATGGCCATGTCCTTGCTGCGCGCACAGATACGAACAAGCTGGTGTTGATTGAAGGACCGCTTCGGTGGATCGGGCAGACGCTTGATGTGCGCATCGTATCTGCCAACACGTGGACGCTGCGTGGAGAATGTGTAGAAAAAGAGCGTGAGGCGAGGACAGGATCATGA
- the mutS gene encoding DNA mismatch repair protein MutS, giving the protein MKTPMLDQYDRIKASCPDALLMYRLGDFYELFYDDATLASELLGLTLTGRGKGESRIPMCGVPVHAAEGYIGKLVIAGLRVAICEQVEDPRSVKGIVRREIVRIVTPGTAHEYLREEDGLLRIGTLEVNKAHSGAVVAAILDPLTGDCLRMEATAQEILGWFKTAGVRELIVDSRTSDQASKMIGELATALSVLVSRLPAERAVHTQDSLAQVVESRLVAYVSYTLCATPLHMKPSMSINDTPHLFISAATAHHLELLEPRRFSKRSTSLYDFLHATHTAMGKRVLRQMILYPLADSKAIEARLTVLDHMLENAVARAETAELLRGFRDLEKMCARLSSGAAGPRDLLFIAQSMRRAVRIRKIWEQIATAHAVHALLVDLPRDDAQDVRVEALLVDDPPAVERALGVIREGVDPEIDRLRRIAQDSRSYMAELEARERQRTGIRSLKVAYNRVFGYYIEVTASNRALVPEDYERKQTLAGAERYVTQELRLREAEILSAEEKLRDREEGIVRDMMGDMRQRVPEIQKTATQIGWLDAFLALAEIALRYRFSRPVLDDSIDLEIRAGRHPVVEQGLSGTYVPNDTILTENRQLAIITGPNMGGKSTYMRQVALIVILAQIGSYVPAEYARVGIVDKLFTRIGASDDVASGQSTFMVEMAETAELLTMATERSLILLDEIGRGTATYDGLSIAEAVVEYLHDQVKARTLFATHYHELTELSLRLPRVFNLSVAASTERDSLIFLHHVSEGPADRSYGIDVAKLAGVPKRVTARARVLLKERETQARQMNREQVSFFDDQALQEDRESLAILETITELPLDEWTPREALLYLFELRDRLRSARGNEKEGVGAWDASRN; this is encoded by the coding sequence ATGAAGACACCGATGCTAGACCAGTATGATCGCATCAAGGCGTCCTGTCCGGACGCCCTTTTGATGTATCGCCTCGGGGATTTCTATGAGCTGTTTTACGATGACGCAACGCTTGCAAGCGAGCTTCTCGGGCTGACTCTCACAGGTCGGGGCAAGGGGGAATCGCGCATTCCGATGTGTGGCGTGCCCGTTCATGCGGCAGAAGGATACATTGGGAAATTGGTGATCGCCGGGCTGCGCGTGGCGATCTGCGAACAGGTCGAAGACCCGCGCAGCGTAAAGGGAATCGTTCGCCGCGAGATCGTGCGCATCGTGACGCCAGGGACGGCGCATGAGTATTTGCGTGAGGAAGACGGGCTGCTGCGCATCGGGACACTAGAGGTGAACAAGGCGCATTCCGGGGCAGTGGTTGCGGCAATCCTTGACCCGCTGACGGGAGATTGTCTGCGCATGGAGGCGACAGCGCAGGAGATCCTTGGCTGGTTTAAAACAGCGGGTGTGCGTGAACTGATTGTCGACAGTCGAACATCCGATCAGGCGAGCAAAATGATCGGGGAGCTGGCGACGGCACTCTCTGTCCTCGTTTCCCGTCTGCCAGCAGAGCGGGCGGTACACACACAGGATAGCCTGGCACAGGTCGTCGAGTCGCGTCTGGTGGCATATGTGTCGTATACGCTGTGCGCGACACCGCTTCATATGAAGCCTTCAATGTCTATCAATGACACACCCCATCTTTTTATCTCAGCCGCAACGGCCCATCACCTGGAACTGCTTGAGCCGCGCCGCTTTTCAAAGCGCTCGACGTCACTCTATGATTTTCTTCATGCGACCCACACCGCGATGGGAAAGCGCGTGCTGCGCCAGATGATCCTTTATCCGCTGGCGGATAGCAAGGCGATTGAGGCGCGGCTCACTGTGCTTGACCATATGCTTGAAAACGCGGTTGCCCGCGCTGAGACAGCAGAACTATTGCGCGGGTTTCGCGATCTTGAGAAGATGTGCGCGCGCCTTTCAAGCGGTGCTGCGGGACCGCGCGATCTGCTCTTTATCGCGCAGTCAATGCGCCGCGCCGTGCGGATTCGAAAAATCTGGGAACAGATTGCGACTGCGCACGCTGTTCACGCGCTGCTTGTCGATCTGCCGCGCGATGATGCACAGGATGTGCGGGTTGAGGCGCTGCTGGTGGATGATCCGCCTGCCGTCGAGCGCGCACTTGGCGTGATTCGAGAAGGGGTCGACCCAGAGATCGACCGCCTGCGGCGCATCGCGCAGGACAGTCGCTCCTACATGGCGGAACTCGAAGCGCGCGAACGGCAGCGGACAGGCATTCGCTCGCTGAAAGTCGCTTACAACAGGGTGTTTGGATACTACATCGAAGTGACAGCGAGCAATCGCGCTTTGGTGCCGGAAGATTATGAGCGAAAGCAGACACTGGCTGGCGCCGAGCGATACGTCACGCAAGAATTGCGACTGCGGGAGGCGGAGATTCTCTCTGCAGAGGAAAAGTTGCGCGACCGCGAGGAGGGCATCGTGCGCGACATGATGGGAGACATGCGACAGCGCGTCCCCGAGATTCAAAAGACGGCGACGCAGATCGGATGGCTCGATGCCTTTCTTGCTCTCGCCGAAATCGCACTGCGCTACCGTTTTTCGCGCCCAGTGCTCGATGACAGTATCGATCTTGAAATCAGGGCGGGTCGCCATCCGGTCGTTGAGCAGGGGCTTTCTGGAACGTATGTACCGAATGACACGATTCTTACGGAAAATCGGCAGCTTGCAATCATCACAGGTCCAAACATGGGCGGAAAGAGTACCTACATGCGGCAAGTGGCGCTGATTGTGATCCTTGCGCAAATCGGCTCCTATGTTCCGGCGGAGTACGCGCGTGTCGGGATTGTGGACAAGCTGTTTACGCGCATCGGGGCTTCGGATGACGTCGCGTCTGGACAGAGCACGTTCATGGTGGAGATGGCAGAGACTGCGGAATTGCTCACGATGGCGACAGAGAGAAGCTTGATCTTGCTCGATGAGATTGGGCGCGGCACAGCAACGTACGACGGTCTGTCGATCGCGGAGGCGGTGGTTGAATATTTGCATGATCAGGTCAAGGCGCGGACCCTTTTTGCGACGCATTATCACGAGCTGACAGAGCTTTCGTTGCGCCTGCCGCGTGTTTTCAACCTCTCGGTGGCGGCTTCCACTGAGCGGGATTCGCTCATCTTTCTCCATCATGTAAGCGAGGGGCCGGCTGATCGCTCCTATGGCATCGATGTTGCGAAACTGGCCGGGGTGCCCAAACGGGTAACGGCGCGCGCGCGCGTGCTGCTTAAAGAGCGTGAGACGCAGGCGCGCCAGATGAATCGCGAACAGGTTTCTTTTTTTGACGATCAGGCGCTGCAGGAAGACCGCGAATCTCTAGCGATTCTTGAGACAATTACGGAGCTTCCCCTAGATGAGTGGACACCTCGCGAGGCGCTTTTGTACCTCTTTGAACTGCGCGATCGCCTGCGCAGCGCGCGCGGGAACGAAAAAGAAGGGGTGGGCGCATGGGACGCATCGCGCAACTGA